The nucleotide window ATgcttaagcatacaatataacacatttctacacttttctcgttaattatgcaaagtactttgcccaaaatctaatcatcttgagatttcccacatacacacagacacacaaaatacGATAACAAACCATGCAGGCGTACTCGACCTATCGTGTTCACtatcagacacacagacaagcatagaaaaataaccttcttgacgaaggtaactaggtctgcctgaatgatctattgcatattagttacgctgttccaaggtatcactttggtcgggtttggtgttgtatgaggccatgaggtcaggagatcagacacaaaataagcacaaacATGGTGTAAAtgtatatcggtacagtaccggttcttcatgatccggtattttgcagctgtacctaatcagtttttacggtacagtaccggtacacagtaccggtacgcagcactaaatAAGACGGTTAGAACCCAAAATGTAGCATTCAGCATGTGTAGCATATATgtgtctagatagggttaaaggttgTACGTTTCTGCTGGTCAATACCATCATCGAGATACTTTCGGCCTACAAGCTTGTCTGGACTACATTATAAACTTTAACATGTCTGTAAGGATGAAACGATATAGCGGTCACTTTCTAAAATATATTTGGGTCATACTTTGCAGAGTGATAAAGTACTTGGGTCATGACTCCTCAACAATTGCTTTTTTCCGCCGAACaattgttgtcatggcaacagctCAAATAACCTTTGTGCAATTTTGACAGATTATTGCATACAAAGAACATGGAAATTGACAAAGTTCAGGGTACAATCACTGACAAATTCTTGGGCTGCTATATCTTATCCACACGGATGTCTTGTAGGAATTATAAACTTACCACACATGATAATCGCCAAGGTGAGATGTACGGAAAACATATTGACTCCTGCCCCTTAGGATGCCGGTGAGATGTTGCAAAATCCAAaagcagcagaatgaaactgAATACGACGTAGGGAAACAGGGCTACTTTATACATATCCTAATAGAGGAGCGTTACAATACCCTATGTCTTTTGCTGTCCAAAATCCATTTGCGTCAACCGTATGCAACTCGTGACGTCACACAGATGAATACCGTGACCAATTACCTACAGACATACCGCCAATAAAACCTGTAGTTTATCAGAAATTGAAGAGCACCATCAAAAACAGGTTCgttttcatttcatcatcataaGATTTTCATGGAAACATGGTGAAGAAATCAGTGATTTCAATCAAAACTTGCATCTTCCAACGCTTCGGTTACGAACAAACCTGACTTTCATTCTGCCTGTGGTCAAGACCCACATCGTCTGgccaaaacaaaaatacttcGTACCATGACGGTGCTTATAACGTGCTAGTCGCGAACAATTTTACAGTCTACAGTttatgtggcgtcgtgtggcgcggctgtcaaacaatgggacccgggatctaatcccaggttgtgcccaggGACACGttcgaacttgcgccccgacgttgtgcccttgagaaaggcacttaacacgactttcctcacttcactcaggtgtaaatgagtacctagctcttctagagttggggacgtccctcggataggacgttaaatggaggtcccgtgggagagtcacaccttgagcacgttaaagaaccaaccacatctttcgaaaaagagtaggggcatgccccgatgtGAATGGaccaaaacattccggcctaaatagggtagggaatttcccgagcagacttcgtaacccctgcttctcctaacgggttagtgaagtcaatacttgtcttgAGCATTAATATTTCTGACCcggggtgaagagatgctgctacactaaaaattagttcagtgctttgatgagtggccccctaagGCCTTGCACTGGGCGAGTTCGTTATAATAAAAAACATAGACAGTTGTTAGACAACATGATGCCTCCTGATACTGTGATTGTGTCTATACTGATGCATCCTCTGGCTCAACTCCACTCTATTTTCAATGGGTATCGCCTTGCCTAACGGTTCCATGGGTTGAAAGGTCGGATTCAGTAATAAATCCCCCTTTTTTGCACAAAACTGTTTTAATCAATGTTGGTATTCCTAAGAATAGAACGATCTAACCGCAGAAACGTTTACTATAGAAGCCTCATTCTTCAACTATTCACCCAAGGGGTTTTGAACGAGATTCTGTCCTAAATCATAAACCGTTTGTATGTAGTGTGTCTAGGGTCACTTAAGTGCTAACACTTCCAACCTCCACTGCACTGAAATGTGTGGAAACATCCAATTATTGATACGTTCACATTGTAATTTTGACAATACGGAATGATTTATTCTTCTCTTTCCGTTTCCTTTGGGAAATTAGCTCTAGTAAGATAGGGCAAGATTTATTACGTCTGATGTGCGGACTGTGTATAATCCTTGGGGATTTGTTACCATATATAGAGTTTGGTAAATATTTCGAATTTTTcgaaaacattaaaaagaatcgACAAAGAAGTCCTAACGGTGAACTATGCGGGCAAATGTCTAGACATGACATCATGTATAAGTGGGTGGAGCCTACTAGGACCAAGAACAGACTGTTATCGGGAGCATGCGAACTCAGGTCTGGACATGCCTTACTTTACAAGTGAAACGCAGACCCGGCAGGTTCAGATAAGACAAAAGCTATTTATAACAATTCAAAAATCGTTATCATTATATGTCCAGGAGGTCCAATATCGAACTTGTCTCTTTTCGCTCACACTTGATGCTTTTTATTAAAcagaaatttgaataaaatcttTGGAAAATGCATTGCTGTGTATTTCATTGCGTTATGTCCTCcatttaacttaacaaatgtgAATTATGATTCAAGTGTATGTGATATGTAATAACGAACAAAGttaaaacaaatgatgaaatgaacataagaaacaaaaatataacGAAAAACCAATTACTTatgatatatcattacaaattaAACGTAAGAACTTATTAAGCAGCTGTTATAATAAGAAGAATAAGATATCAATGTTGTATAATCAGTTAATCGTTATTTGCACAGTTCATCGCTACTTTGCATGTCATGAAAGGAGAAATAGAGGATTACCTGCATTCAAACTAGAATGGCATGGCGACTGAAAATGAATGACTTTATCAAGTTATATAAACAAGGCTTTGTTGGAGATGGAAACAGATTGGGGCGATTTACGATCTGTATGCAATAGACTGATGTCATCAGATTGGAAAAGTCCCACAGTGGGTGGTTGTTTTAATACCAATCTTCGGTGAATAATCTATTACCTTTTGGCACTTACCATGCCTGATGTTCACCAGAAATAGTCCACCAGTCTGCATACTTATTtcgggaaagaaagaaaaatagagagaaagaaagatagaaagaaacggATACACATTCCAGCAATAACACCCATACATAAGCACTCACACATTATTGACAAGCATATGCATATATCAACAGACATATACAAGCACTcatacacaaacaaaaatgtaaaacttCCCCTACTCCCAACACACACAAGCAATCAGGAAATATGATAACATAAACGTTAATTATTTTTAACAACCAACAGAGGACTTGCTGTAAGACCAAAATGCACAGCTCTCATTCAACAGATCAGCCTAAATTTGTAGATATGACAAGCAGAATATACTTATGTCAAGGTTTCAGTAATTTTATTGTTATAGCAGAACTTAAGCTGAAGAGTTTTTCGGTTCTGTCCTATGTTTATTGTTATTCGACACATACATTTGGTGTAATGATTATGTGCAGTTTTTATTTCAAGTAGCCAAAGACATGGaagtttgtatttcatatttgttgttgttgttgataggACCCGTGCAACGGAATATATGGACGAACAGGGGCATTACTATGTATAGCTTATCATATAGCTTAATgtcgtcaaccaatcagaaggctccatttgccGGTCATTCTTTTCCAATATTGACCCCATTTTACCGGTCATTAATGTCCATATACCAGCCATTTGTTCAAACGTTACTATTAAATGAAAGTGTTCTTTCTTAATTTCATTTCAAGAGATTTGTAGATATAGACAGATGTCCATAGGCAAAGTGATATGTGAATTTAGCAATGATATTAAGCAAAAACAATCGCAGTTATTTTCTTTTGGGTTAAATGGACGACGGACATAGATCAGTCCTCAATTCTGGACACTCGTTCATTAGACGATTAGAGGCTTTTATCCGAACAAGAACTACGACTCAGGCCGGCCGTGCGGTTTCGTGGGATTTTTGTTTATCAAGGGCCTGCGTGGACTTTCATAGCATTCCAGGCTGTAACTTTCAACGCTATAGGTCTCGTCTGCTGCCTTTATTCCAAAATTTCCCATACGATAACGTTTATGTTAAGCTAGGTATCGTTGACTTGTCAAACCGGGCCCTAAGCCCTGAGCTTGTCGCACGGAACCTCGCCAACCTAGCGTATTCCCTTCAAAACATCCAGGCAGTACAATCTGTCATATTAGGCGCAACCCTAAGCCGACCGGTGAATCCAGCACCTAACATGGTCGACTTTCCTGAGCTCTTCCAGAAATTCTCGGGAAATTTAAAGGGTTTAGTCAAGGACTACCCCAAGGTCGAAGTGTGGGATCACAGACGACTTTGGAGGCGTAACCCCCATAACTATCAATCCGACGGAATACGTATTTCTGACATGGGGGATCTACTATATTACAAGAGTATCCGGGGGTTTAGATCGCCAGTTAATGCGTATCGAAGAAGTTCCGTCCCAATTTTGCAGTATGGCGAAATTAGTGCCCGATTGGCCAATTACCTATCcttctgtacaaatgtatcGTGCATTCAAGCCTCTTCCACATGCGGTCTGGATGCCGGTCTACCACGCAGTTAGGCGTGGATATTGGCCGGGTTCTTGGCATAAGACATTTGTCAATATATTCCAGAATATCTCTGTCCAGGCTCCTCTGTCCTACCCCATGCGTCGCACGTGGTGATAAGGTACGATTGTTTGTGTGCACCGGAAAACAAGGTTGCATAGAGTGATAAGCCCCATGCCTGACGCACGTGACACTGTACCATTGTTTGTGTGCACCAGAATACAATGTTGCATATACCGCCAAACACATGCTGTCTCTGTGGTTGATTAATTGTGAATTAGCTAAGACAATTCCCTTAGCCGAAAATCAGAAAGCCTTTTGCCCGGAAAAATAGTGaatactgcaaatatagattttcctcattagtaatgcaaattaagtccaaattagcataatttgaactgcattgtgtacatctctgtctaagctacctgcatactaaatataatggaaatcctttgttcagttattctccttagaattgTGTTTACCtcaatgcccctgcagttcctgaGCAAGCTGCTACGGGCGTCCAAaccgacaccacttctttattacatcacaagctataagccaccaaaaaatcaagaccatagcacatccaggtcaaaagatacaaaaaccaaaattttgctgcagtaccaaattcatataccagggggcccaaaatcgaccctgaaatttggcttcccaacacccgcccacacaccacatatcatcgtaatccatcaagaggctcttgagttatgctgaccttTCCTCTAACTTCTACTTAGTTGTGATTGTTAAGAAAGATCAAAGCTTTTTTCAGGGAACATAAATACAGCGACTTTGGTACGGTGAACTAGCATCTACAAGGCTCCGCGGAACGtaaggaaaatagtagaaattggccaaatagagtgaatagtatgccaagggtagtccacTATCCATGGCACATCAAAAGGTGACCCACGAATTTTGACCTGCCCTGCATAGGAAAACCCTAAGAAAAACTCGATGGGGAAACGCCGGTGCACGATAAACAATGGTTACAAGCCTTAAATAAAGGAATGGCACCATATACTTTTAtggctccacgcactttcaatgcaagaTTATTGTTCACGTTATCCCTTAGAAAACGTTTATACCTTGCTCTAAATTTTTTTacgtgacgtgaaccatgtataTGCATTCTTAGTCACGGAGCTAGCTCATAAAGGTAGAAAAAATCGCCTTCATGGAGTAAGCTCTGTAGAGGTCATTTTTTCttgaaggtgacgtgaaccatacATATGCATTAAtagtcattttttaaaaattgaactaTCTTTCTTGAAGGTGACATGAACCATATGCATGTATTTAAACTGCGTAGAGCTAGCTCTATAGAGATTAATAATTCTAGTTATTTTTTCTTCAATGTAATGTGAACCATGTATGCGAAGTCAGTTACTGCGCAGGCGCGACAACTTTTCAACCTGTCAACTCTAAACAGATGTTGGGAAGATTGGAATACTAGTAGCTTTCATTTCTCGTTATGTAATTTACTAGCTTAGATTAACTTTCATGCTAGTGAAATTACAGATACTTTCGTAATGTTAGTATATCAATAAATTAAAATATCAACACATCGTTTACTACACTCCTGGTTCTAAGGTcttaacattctttgatgtatttacctatttgtaaaAAGGAAGGATTATGTCCTAAAAGAATGGCATAATTATTTTCGCCGAGTTCTTGTTGAATCTATTTATAGaattgaatattttgaattctTTTGATCATGCGTTTGTCATTACATCGTGAACAATCCATGATAAAGTAACGTTTATTTGTACAGAATAGACCAATGAGACTGGGAACAGGACATTTTTATAACACCTAACGTTTTCTACATTTGATATTCGACTACAGAATTCCTTATTTGTGACTGATCTACGAATTTGAAAATGATGTATGTTCGAGAGGTCCTTTTCTAGTAATATATGTATCGTAACTTGAGCTACTAGATGGCAAAAGCAATCACAACCTAGTGAAAGGGGGGCATAAAAAAGGTTTATATGTAGGGATAAAAATGACAATAATTGAAGTCTGTTCGGTTTGATAAATCCCGTCAGACGTTTAATCATTTGCACCTTGCTATTATCGGCTTGTTATAAATGTGTGAATTGTATGAAATAATCACCATTATTCATTCTGTTAAAGATTCTTCCGATCTTTATTTCCCAAATCTCCATGTACTTTCACTGTCATCAGGGCAACGAAAATGGCGGGGGAGAGTTTTAAGAAATGTTCATCCTTTTTGGCATATGAAATAAATTTCGTAATTATAGCTCGTAGTTTCACGCCCCTTAGAAATGCAAACGTTTGTGATCAGAAATTGGAAAAGCTCAGgctaatcttttttttcaaaaatacattttcctcaAAAGTTAATTTTCAAAAAAGGCAAACCACCCACCGACAATAGAAAGTTATTCAACCAAACGCCAAGGTCTTAATGTGTACGAGCCATCAAACTATTATGCTGGTTGCTTGAATTCCAATAAACTGTAGTTCATTTTCGTTGCATTGATCATCAGTGATAACGTGCATAAATTAACAAAACGTGGTCTTTTTTTCTGTGCTGCCAGTATACACAAGTTATGTAAACTAAGAATAGATTGAAACAGAGATAAGCAAAAGACATTGTAACAGTAGAAGAATCAAAAGATTTACATTACCATAAATTGAAAAGCATGTCAATTTTAGAGCtgacaaaaagaaacaaaaaacaatctgTGTACTGCAAATGTTAACTGGTGGCTACATTTATACCTGCTTCCTGCTGGCCTCTAGAATAACCAGCCTAGAGTATGTCCAAGCTATGTGGTAACTATGGCAGCAGACTTTCAGAATTCAAGTTTCCTGTAATCTTATCTAGTTTATCAGGTCTTCTTGTTCTAAATTTCGATATCAATGACTTAAGCCCCCCTTTCGAATAGTGAACAGTCAGCTGTCAACATGTTTGGGGCCAGGTTGGTTTTACTTCAAAATTCTGGTCTGCTCCGGAGAGTCTATTCAAACTAATAGTCAAGTTTTGCTCAATCAAAGTTCAAGATGGCAACATTCACAGCAGACCTTAAATATGATAGTGACAATTTCGTTTGGTGTACATGTTTCCCCGTTTACCCGATCCTGGTATTTTCGAGCAGAGCTAACCGCCGTCATCTACCGTAACGGAGGCAAATTCGGTAACCACGAAAATAGTATTTAGACTCGTTAGCATGCTACGTAGCATTAGTAAAGTTTTCCTGAACAGGTATGTGCTTGtcttttaagaaaagaaaatctgCTATCATGTATCTAACGATGTCAACCCTGCCAAATCTTTTAGATGAGATTGAAACCTGAATATCATCTCCTAATCTGGACAGTTAAAGAAGAGGAAATATTTTCTAGATGAGTCTTAATTTTAAGTCAGTGTCATAATCTCGGCAGCGAGTTTCAATATtgcgaaaaaaataaaagtaGCAAACATTTCTCATCTACGTCTAGTAAGGATACGGATAACGTCATTCGGATGTCCGATGATTACGTCACACTCTAAAAGGATTGGGCAGTTATTTTAAAGTTACACTTTTTTTACAAGGAATACAATTGTTAGTTCATGTTTACATGGGCTTTTCTATGAAGCATTCTGTACCTTTTGTTCATCCAACAAGAAGTAAGTTTTCTAACGACCTGAATGTCCATAGCATTGTAGGATCAAACTAACAGCTATCGTGTTCGACTCTCAGGGTTGAACACGATAACATGATGAACATGATCATAGTGATGTCGTCTCGCGAAATAATGGTTCCCGAGtatgttgttgttcttttacagtACAGACTCTAAATGACATTAGATATTGTGTAGTACACATAAAGGTTATTATGATACGTGCCTTGAATTGGAGAACTTACTGGCTGATCTATCCATTTAAGAACCACTTCTGTTCAAGAACTCACACCACTGTCATCCGCAATCCCATTCGACGTTTTAACGAAGAATGATGTTTGCATAATGATTGAGGTAAGTCCATGCAATAAACTCTTTCTCGTTGTGCATGCAAATGAAAAGCTAGCTGCTTGGACTACtgcaaaactgcaaaaaataGCTTACGTTGCAGACACcgccgattttttttttcaaacatgtgcaATTTTCTGACAGCTTTCTTTTGCGTAGACATATCTGATGGCCTACAGAGCATGAAATCAGAACCTGGTGCATAATCAAAACCCCTTATAGTTcagataaaaaaaaatattgtccgAGAGGTTTGTAACGGAGGCTACACTAGGTACACGTTGGTCTAAAGTACGATGCACTAGTCGCTGAACGTTGCCGATCCTGTCTGGTCTGTTCTGACCTGACCTAACCGAACATGTCGTAGTAGGCCAGAACGACGTGAGCCAGAACGATTGATGTCAGCGCACTGCCGGCAATGGTAGTAACACGCGCCCCGGAGTCTGTCAAAAGGTacgaaaaataaaatgttaacTTTATTCTAATGAAAAAAGTTGCATTAACCGTAAGCTATTTGaaatagccgtttggcacccgattccctatttgttacagagttaggcagcagggaggttgATTGTAAAAACTCCCGGCCTTCGATCCTATCATCTTTCCAAAACTTTAAACTGCCCCAATCTTATATCAACGATCCGATCAGGACAGCCCCATGTTCTTACCGTCTTCAGCTTTCGGGGTTGCAGTGCCTGTTGTGCCGCCAGGAGGCATCAGGTCGTCAGTCTGTCCTGTGGTCAGACCGCCAGGAGGCGTTTTCAGGTAGGGCTGCCCTTCGGTAGTCAGACCGCCAGGAGGCGTTATCAGGTCGGGCTGCCCTTCGGTGGTCAGACCACCTGGAGGCGTTGTCAAGTCGGGCTGCCCTTCGGTGGTCAGATCGCCAGGAGGCGTTATATCGTCATGTTCTTCTATGGTGGTCAGTGCCTGATTCACTGTTGTAACGTCATCAGTTTCTGTTGTGGTTTCGATTCCTGTAGTTAAGTTGAAATTCACTTCGTCACATTGTTCCTTGTGCCATTATTTTGATGTCTTAGTGATCTTTATTTGAAAAACGAGATGCCTCGTTACACTCCACTTCACCTAACAACACTCCATGCTCACCTCCACCCTCACCCCCACAGTCCGTCTCGTCCTCACCGTTCTCACAGTCGGGAGACGTTCCATCACACAAGAAGTCTTCCGGGATGCACGAACCGTCATAACACCGGCGTTCACTCTCCGGGCAGCCCCATGCTTGGTAAAACATAGGGCGgtagaaatgaatgaaattaaatgtgaaccacatccctgaagggaccTCGGGTATAATCTCGGGCTGTTCGTGCAACTATACGGCGGCCTCGCCACGGCACGCAtgtttggccaagcacaccgggccacccctactcttctcgataagtgtgttgagttcgttaacgtgcagaggtttgacgcttatgcccgaagctccgtcatacacggggccgccagctttacgtcaccatccgaaatgacgaatgcaatcccttacaacatgtccaagctggattCGACCCCTAGGAGCGAACTCCGGCTgcaggatccacagaatttgatccagatggcgaagcagcggggttgcgttacgcCAAGGGgacatgccaaaaaaaataggGCGTCAGATAAACAGATAAATCAGCATTCTAGCACATTTCATGATATTCACTTTGTAGATATGGGCCAATCAGGAGCAAGGGGAGGGCGGGCAGGCAGTCAGCATGGGTCGGAAGGACTCAACTGTTACTAAGTAAACTAAAGACTGGAgaatgttttctttgtttcccCTTGTATGAAGGCGGTGAGAACTTTACTCCACGATCTTCCTCAACATCGATTGCCGCTACATTCTTTGTAAGTTCAAAGATCATTCACAGGAACAGGCTATGTCCATAAAGGCTCTGTCAATAAAGCCAGCTGATCTCTAGTCTATGCCCCGTTGTTTCATTGGACAAGAGTGACACCTTTGCTTTGTGTGGAGCCAAAAATTTGAGGGTATTACAAGGGAGACCAAACCTCTACTGGTTTTCTACATGGAATAATTCTTATGATTCTTTGAATTTTACGATCGGAAAGATTTCGACAGTGACTTCTAAGTCAAAAACTTAGCAAGCTACAGATTGTATTCATAATGACCTTTTTGTTTATACTAGAATTCCTTAACCATTAAACCCTAAAATAGCCTCAGAATTAGCAACCACCCTCCTGAAAGGTAACGTTATACTGCGGGTGCGCTATGTACACCAAAACACTCGCACGAAAACGTCTTACAGGAGAGGACACTTGTACGCTCTAGATCGAGAGGCAGGTGCACCTGCAGCTATgtcaaagaaaggaagaaacatCCTGCACTGCTATGCTGAGGTAGACGCTGAAGTCCACAGGCATAAGTGTTGCTGGGTCGCCATCTTGTCGTTGTGTTTGTTGactgtcaacagtattgtgtgcATAAACCTGGCGAGAAGGTTAGCGTACGTGGAGGGGCAACTCGCCAAGCAGGTTGTTTCTGCCAGCGAGGAGACTTCGATAGAAGGAAGGTTAAGATATAATTCAGATGCAGAAATGTCTGACCGAGCGATGGTACGTCCGGCTACAGGCACGGGCAACAATATgaaagtactttttttttcttttataaggACCTTTTTACAGCCATAAAATTATCATTACCATCAAATATATCTAACATATGTTTTGGCaaacttaaccctcaaaccaccatagcttttttacgactaatcttaccgtatggggtcaaaactgaccccacaatgttttctacaaatacagctttattggtaactatttttgtggtttgtacatatgtatagtTAAAGCAATCTGTAaaggacagtttgacatgactAGGTGTGAATCATTtttgcttattatcataatttatgccaaAAAGGA belongs to Branchiostoma lanceolatum isolate klBraLanc5 chromosome 15, klBraLanc5.hap2, whole genome shotgun sequence and includes:
- the LOC136420917 gene encoding uncharacterized protein translates to MWFTFNFIHFYRPMFYQAWGCPESERRCYDGSCIPEDFLCDGTSPDCENGEDETDCGGEGGGIETTTETDDVTTVNQALTTIEEHDDITPPGDLTTEGQPDLTTPPGGLTTEGQPDLITPPGGLTTEGQPYLKTPPGGLTTGQTDDLMPPGGTTGTATPKAEDGKNMGLS